In one Lachnospiraceae bacterium GAM79 genomic region, the following are encoded:
- a CDS encoding NAD(P)H-hydrate dehydratase, whose translation MKFLATGNEMQEIDRNSIDQIGIPGIVLMERAAMAVAGEIENRFPIDQRSGQCVETMADIKVLIIVEKGNNGGDGLAVARILSEKGYQTDVYCIGQIRKATESFAVQQNILEQLGIKLLDEYPDQKYDIIVDAIFGVGLKRDIRGIHQKIIEKINDTPAYVVSIDIPSGVSATTGQVMNVAVKADLTVTMGLMKVGMVLYPGCACCGEILVKDIGFPGKAVDIVMPEIYTYEEKDLMRLPKRAEDGNKGTFGKVAVIAGSQEISGAACLAASAAYRVGSGMVKVYTHKDNRVIVGGYLPEALMKTYQDEKTAVLCAEDACAWADVILIGPGIGTGKEAECMLKTVLEDFKGTIVVDADGLNLLSAHKDLLTAGEISRQTGNISLVITPHIKEMSRLTGKTVAELKEAPIRECRIFAEAETLVCVLKDARTCVSAGGVHTYMNTSGNDGMATAGSGDVLAGMIAGLSAGGISPAEAARLGVYIHGLAGDRAKKRYGKAAMTAGSLIDEIGPVMSSYV comes from the coding sequence ATGAAATTTCTTGCAACAGGGAATGAGATGCAGGAGATTGATCGTAACTCGATCGATCAGATCGGAATCCCGGGAATCGTATTAATGGAGCGAGCGGCTATGGCTGTAGCAGGAGAAATTGAAAATAGATTTCCGATTGATCAGAGAAGCGGACAATGTGTAGAAACCATGGCAGATATTAAGGTTCTGATTATTGTTGAAAAGGGAAATAATGGCGGCGATGGATTGGCAGTAGCGCGGATCTTGTCAGAAAAGGGTTATCAGACGGATGTATATTGCATAGGGCAGATCCGGAAAGCAACGGAGAGCTTTGCTGTTCAGCAGAATATTTTAGAGCAGCTCGGTATAAAGCTTCTTGATGAATATCCTGATCAGAAGTATGATATTATCGTTGATGCGATATTTGGTGTAGGATTAAAACGGGATATCAGGGGTATTCATCAAAAAATTATTGAGAAGATCAATGATACTCCGGCATATGTCGTATCGATAGATATTCCATCCGGGGTGTCGGCAACTACCGGGCAGGTGATGAATGTTGCAGTAAAGGCGGATCTTACAGTAACAATGGGATTAATGAAGGTCGGAATGGTACTTTATCCGGGATGTGCTTGTTGCGGAGAAATCCTTGTAAAAGATATAGGATTTCCGGGAAAAGCAGTCGATATAGTAATGCCGGAAATATATACATACGAAGAAAAAGACTTGATGCGTCTTCCAAAAAGAGCAGAAGACGGAAATAAAGGTACATTTGGGAAAGTAGCAGTCATAGCCGGTAGTCAGGAGATATCGGGAGCAGCCTGTCTTGCGGCATCGGCAGCCTACCGGGTTGGAAGTGGTATGGTAAAGGTATATACCCATAAGGATAACAGAGTGATCGTAGGCGGATATCTACCGGAGGCATTGATGAAGACATATCAGGATGAGAAAACGGCTGTCCTCTGTGCAGAGGATGCATGTGCATGGGCAGATGTTATACTGATCGGACCGGGTATCGGAACCGGAAAAGAAGCGGAATGTATGCTTAAGACAGTGTTGGAGGATTTCAAAGGAACGATCGTTGTTGATGCCGATGGCCTTAATCTTTTATCAGCTCATAAAGATTTGCTTACGGCAGGAGAGATAAGCAGACAGACGGGAAATATATCACTTGTTATTACACCACATATAAAGGAAATGTCCAGACTGACAGGAAAGACAGTGGCTGAATTAAAAGAAGCACCGATTCGTGAGTGTAGGATATTTGCGGAAGCAGAAACACTTGTGTGTGTATTAAAAGATGCAAGAACCTGTGTCAGTGCAGGAGGTGTGCATACTTACATGAACACTTCGGGTAATGATGGCATGGCAACAGCAGGATCAGGTGATGTCCTTGCAGGAATGATCGCAGGGCTATCCGCCGGTGGAATATCTCCGGCAGAGGCAGCAAGACTTGGGGTGTATATACACGGACTGGCAGGGGATCGTGCAAAGAAACGGTATGGAAAGGCGGCTATGACCGCCGGCAGTCTGATCGATGAGATCGGTCCGGTCATGAGTTCTTATGTATAA
- the murD gene encoding UDP-N-acetylmuramoyl-L-alanine--D-glutamate ligase, with amino-acid sequence MNFKNALVAGTGKSGISAAKLLIAHGVKVTLFDENEKRDKNDLMEKLSRSELVTILLGKLTDEVLKQTDIMVISPGIPVDSAFVEEVKKAGIPVWSEIELAYYFGKGKIAAITGTNGKTTTTALVGEIVKAWNPKTIVVGNIGIPYTELCDTTDDDSATVAEISSFQLETIVDFHPNVSAVLNLTPDHLNRHYTFENYGNVKKSITKNQTEEDVVVLNYDDEHTRAMAEGIRPRVVYFSRLEKPAGGVYVEDGHIKIEANGEKIDVLALKDLILLGAHNVENVLAAVGISYYMGVPVNIIRDVAVSFKAVEHRIEYVKTVAGVDYYNDSKGTNPDAAIKGIQAMVKPTYLIGGGYDKGSTYDEWIDAFDGKVRCLVLIGQTAKKIAETAKKHGFHNIVFEDDLLEAVKYCHENAKDGEAVLLSPACASWGMFDNYEQRGRMFKEYVRDFKE; translated from the coding sequence ATGAATTTTAAAAATGCTTTAGTGGCAGGTACAGGTAAGAGCGGAATCAGTGCGGCAAAGCTTCTGATCGCGCACGGCGTAAAGGTTACGTTGTTTGATGAAAACGAAAAAAGAGATAAGAATGATCTGATGGAGAAGCTTTCCCGGTCGGAGCTTGTTACGATCCTTCTTGGGAAATTAACAGATGAAGTATTGAAGCAGACAGATATTATGGTTATAAGCCCCGGTATTCCGGTTGATTCTGCTTTTGTAGAAGAAGTAAAAAAAGCAGGTATTCCGGTATGGAGTGAGATTGAACTTGCATATTATTTCGGTAAAGGTAAGATCGCTGCGATCACAGGAACCAATGGCAAGACAACCACAACTGCACTTGTCGGAGAGATCGTCAAAGCATGGAATCCAAAGACTATCGTAGTCGGAAATATCGGTATCCCATATACAGAGCTTTGCGATACAACAGATGACGACAGTGCGACAGTAGCGGAGATCAGCAGCTTTCAGTTAGAAACGATCGTGGATTTTCATCCAAATGTCAGTGCTGTCTTAAATCTTACACCGGATCACCTGAATCGTCATTATACATTTGAGAATTACGGAAATGTCAAGAAATCGATTACAAAAAATCAGACAGAAGAAGATGTGGTTGTATTAAACTATGATGATGAACATACAAGAGCAATGGCAGAGGGGATTCGTCCGAGAGTTGTATATTTCAGCAGACTGGAGAAGCCTGCCGGAGGTGTATATGTAGAGGATGGTCATATCAAGATTGAAGCAAACGGAGAAAAGATTGATGTTCTTGCGTTAAAGGATCTGATCCTGCTTGGGGCACATAATGTTGAAAATGTACTTGCAGCTGTCGGTATCTCATATTATATGGGAGTGCCGGTTAATATTATTCGTGATGTTGCAGTAAGCTTTAAGGCTGTAGAGCATAGAATAGAGTATGTAAAGACTGTAGCTGGCGTGGATTATTATAATGATTCCAAGGGAACGAACCCGGATGCAGCCATCAAGGGAATTCAGGCAATGGTAAAACCAACCTATCTGATCGGTGGAGGTTATGATAAAGGCTCTACTTATGATGAGTGGATTGATGCATTTGACGGAAAAGTCAGATGCCTTGTTCTGATCGGTCAGACAGCGAAGAAGATTGCAGAGACTGCCAAAAAACACGGATTCCATAATATTGTATTTGAAGACGATCTGTTAGAAGCAGTAAAATATTGTCATGAAAATGCAAAAGATGGGGAAGCAGTTCTCCTTTCTCCGGCATGTGCAAGCTGGGGAATGTTCGACAATTATGAACAGCGAGGAAGAATGTTCAAAGAATATGTCCGCGATTTTAAGGAGTGA
- the ftsW gene encoding putative lipid II flippase FtsW: MNDRNRKTDTNEIDSRKQPLWYSGRYFDYPLFGIVLGLVLFGLVMVYSTSSYRADELYDDSTYFAKRQLVFELVALVGMFLVSKIDYRRYARYSKYFLYVAIALLVLVYIIGSASHGSTRWIYIGAFGFQPSEFAKLALIVYTADICTRKPRSLNTIKGLAKMLLLPLITIVLIAIENLSTAIICFGIVMIIVFVASPKNWHFILMGVLGILMCVVFIATAGYRADRIRIWLAPEKYDDGYQTMQSLYAIGSGGFFGRGLGNSIQKMGFIPESHNDMIFSVICEELGLFGAVLTIIMFILLIYRCTVLAINSGDRFGGLIAVGVMAHIAVQVLINISVVTNTIPPTGVPLPFISYGGSSIFFLLLEMGLMFAVARQIKPGR; the protein is encoded by the coding sequence TTGAATGACAGAAACAGGAAAACAGATACAAATGAGATAGATAGCAGAAAACAGCCGTTATGGTACAGCGGACGCTACTTCGACTATCCGCTGTTTGGAATTGTATTGGGGCTTGTCCTGTTCGGGCTGGTTATGGTATACAGTACCAGCTCATACCGGGCGGATGAATTGTATGACGACAGTACATATTTTGCAAAACGACAGCTTGTTTTTGAACTTGTTGCACTGGTTGGAATGTTTCTGGTATCCAAGATTGATTATCGCAGATATGCGAGATACTCCAAATATTTTCTGTATGTGGCAATAGCACTTCTGGTGCTGGTGTACATTATAGGAAGTGCGAGTCATGGTTCGACCAGATGGATATATATCGGAGCATTTGGCTTTCAGCCATCCGAATTTGCAAAGCTGGCACTGATCGTTTATACAGCAGATATTTGTACCAGAAAACCCCGAAGCCTGAATACGATCAAGGGACTTGCAAAGATGCTCCTGCTTCCGCTCATAACGATCGTGTTGATCGCGATCGAGAACTTGAGTACGGCGATCATCTGTTTTGGGATCGTGATGATCATTGTATTTGTAGCGAGCCCGAAGAACTGGCATTTTATATTGATGGGCGTTCTGGGAATCCTGATGTGTGTGGTATTTATCGCTACAGCAGGATACCGTGCAGATCGTATCCGTATCTGGCTTGCTCCGGAGAAATACGATGATGGATACCAGACCATGCAGTCGCTATACGCGATTGGTTCCGGTGGATTCTTTGGCAGAGGGCTTGGAAACAGTATTCAGAAGATGGGATTTATTCCGGAATCACATAATGATATGATATTTTCTGTTATATGTGAGGAACTGGGCTTATTTGGAGCTGTGCTTACGATCATAATGTTTATTTTACTGATCTACAGATGTACAGTGCTTGCTATCAATTCAGGTGATCGATTTGGAGGATTGATAGCGGTTGGGGTCATGGCACATATTGCAGTACAGGTATTGATCAATATCAGTGTTGTTACAAATACGATACCTCCGACAGGTGTGCCGCTTCCGTTTATCAGTTACGGTGGCAGTTCGATTTTCTTCCTGTTACTTGAAATGGGACTGATGTTTGCAGTTGCAAGGCAGATAAAACCGGGAAGATAG
- a CDS encoding cell division protein FtsQ/DivIB codes for MQKEQNVQKSEQKKKKKAGKIFLIILAALLLLCMGAYIYVIKSYSLTKIQVSGNVHYTKDEVIDIVTKGKKADNTLFFYIENKLHPVEDVTFVDKFQLEVIGKHTVTITVYEKSMAGCVIYMDQYIYFDNDGRVLETSAEKLPDVPCIQGLKFDRIVVGEKLPVTNDAMFQEILTMTQLIDKNELLIDEIRFNSDNEIVLYKDKIKIELGSGTGLEDKLMNLESILAKLEGKSGTLDLTDYTAGTGNAIFKENK; via the coding sequence ATGCAGAAAGAACAGAATGTGCAAAAATCTGAACAGAAGAAAAAGAAGAAAGCCGGAAAGATATTTTTGATCATTTTGGCTGCATTATTGTTGCTGTGCATGGGTGCATACATTTATGTTATAAAGTCCTATAGCCTGACGAAGATACAGGTGTCCGGAAATGTCCATTACACAAAGGATGAAGTGATCGACATTGTTACAAAAGGAAAGAAAGCAGACAATACATTATTTTTCTATATTGAAAACAAACTTCATCCGGTAGAGGATGTAACGTTTGTTGATAAGTTTCAGCTAGAGGTGATCGGTAAGCATACAGTGACTATCACAGTATATGAGAAATCCATGGCAGGCTGTGTGATTTATATGGATCAGTATATTTATTTTGATAATGACGGCCGTGTGCTTGAGACTTCGGCTGAGAAGCTTCCTGATGTGCCATGTATACAGGGACTCAAATTTGATCGTATCGTTGTAGGAGAGAAGCTCCCGGTAACCAATGATGCGATGTTTCAGGAGATTCTTACCATGACACAGTTGATTGATAAGAACGAGCTCCTGATCGATGAGATCCGGTTCAACAGTGATAACGAGATTGTCTTGTATAAGGATAAGATAAAGATTGAACTTGGAAGCGGGACCGGTCTTGAGGACAAGCTGATGAATCTGGAAAGTATTCTTGCAAAACTTGAAGGAAAAAGCGGAACATTGGACCTGACAGACTATACGGCAGGCACAGGAAATGCAATATTTAAGGAAAATAAGTAA
- the ftsZ gene encoding cell division protein FtsZ, which translates to MLEIKSNDERTPARILVIGVGGAGNNAVNRMIDENVEGVELIAINTDKQALSLSRATTKIQIGEKLTKGLGAGAKPEIGASAVEENREEIVDIIKDANMVFVTCGMGGGTGTGAAPVVAEMARNLGILTVGVVTKPFGFEGKPRMKNAMDGIARLKENVDTLIVIPNDKLLQICDKRTSIPDALKKADQVLQQGVQGVTDLINKPGLINLDFADIQTVMRDKGIAHIGIGSASGENKAVDAIKEAMDSPLLETTVSGATDIIVNFSGNIGIVEAYDAVTYLTEQAGDGVNIIFGTVDNDNMGEEISITIIATGLEKAETAAPVSRFAGTAAPKLDSVNTTASFSETRKTTTPTYGGQALSSSSIRPTFLSEASSAQTVKPVVPNTTRTTTPVEPHVSAPTPKPARPAAQANDSIRIPEFLKKR; encoded by the coding sequence TTGCTCGAAATAAAGTCTAACGATGAGAGAACACCAGCTAGAATACTGGTAATTGGAGTGGGTGGCGCAGGTAACAATGCGGTAAACAGAATGATTGATGAAAATGTAGAGGGTGTTGAGCTGATAGCGATCAATACCGATAAGCAGGCACTTTCATTAAGCAGAGCCACAACTAAGATTCAGATTGGTGAGAAGCTGACAAAGGGACTTGGTGCAGGTGCAAAGCCTGAGATCGGTGCCAGTGCAGTTGAGGAGAATAGAGAAGAAATTGTTGATATTATAAAGGATGCCAACATGGTATTTGTAACCTGTGGTATGGGTGGTGGAACCGGAACAGGTGCTGCACCGGTTGTAGCCGAGATGGCAAGAAATCTTGGTATACTGACCGTTGGTGTAGTAACAAAGCCTTTTGGTTTTGAAGGAAAGCCACGTATGAAGAATGCGATGGATGGTATTGCAAGATTAAAAGAGAATGTGGATACCCTGATTGTTATTCCAAATGATAAGTTACTGCAGATTTGTGATAAGAGAACAAGTATTCCTGATGCGTTAAAGAAAGCAGATCAGGTTCTTCAGCAGGGTGTTCAGGGTGTAACAGATCTGATCAATAAACCGGGTCTTATCAACCTTGACTTTGCTGATATCCAGACAGTTATGAGAGATAAGGGTATTGCACATATCGGTATCGGTTCAGCAAGCGGTGAGAATAAAGCAGTTGATGCGATCAAAGAGGCTATGGATTCACCATTACTGGAGACAACCGTATCAGGTGCAACCGATATTATTGTAAACTTCTCAGGAAATATTGGCATCGTAGAAGCGTACGATGCAGTTACTTATCTTACCGAACAGGCTGGCGATGGTGTAAACATCATCTTTGGTACGGTTGATAATGATAATATGGGTGAGGAGATCAGTATCACGATTATCGCAACAGGACTTGAGAAAGCTGAGACAGCTGCGCCTGTAAGCAGATTTGCGGGAACCGCTGCTCCAAAGCTTGACAGTGTGAATACAACAGCTTCATTTAGTGAGACAAGAAAGACAACGACACCTACTTATGGTGGACAGGCACTTAGCAGTTCATCGATCAGACCTACATTCCTGTCAGAGGCTTCTTCCGCACAGACAGTAAAGCCGGTAGTTCCGAACACAACAAGAACAACGACACCGGTTGAACCACATGTCAGTGCACCGACACCAAAGCCGGCAAGACCTGCAGCACAGGCAAATGACAGTATCAGAATACCTGAGTTTTTAAAGAAAAGATAA